A genomic region of Cotesia glomerata isolate CgM1 linkage group LG9, MPM_Cglom_v2.3, whole genome shotgun sequence contains the following coding sequences:
- the LOC123271491 gene encoding surfeit locus protein 6 homolog yields the protein MPLTSHKLATNVKSEPGKKITYSKIKPVFNAEGHMIFSKFDFSEIGTKKHPKKFLGSKDPKKRLEELKTKKQKLKELKAAGETKKAKQLEQKDSWRAILARAAGERVLDDPELLKKTIKRKEHLKKHSAKKWEARTNKVQKDIETRQKKRQENILKRKKDKKTHKLKRASKNGRIIPGY from the exons atgccTTTGACTTCACATAAAttag ctacaAACGTAAAATCAGAacctggaaaaaaaataacttactcAAAAATCAAGCCAGTATTCAACGCAGAAGGTCAcatgatattttcaaaatttgatttctCCGAAATCGGAACTAAGAAGcacccaaaaaaattcttgggcTCAAAGGACCCGAAGAAGCGCCTGGAGGAGCTCAAGactaaaaagcaaaaattaaaggaACTTAAGGCAGCTGGTGAGACAAAAAAAGCGAAACAACTCGAGCAGAAAGACTCCTGGCGCGCGATCTTGGCTCGAGCTGCTGGCGAGAGG gtccTAGATGATCCGGAGCTCCTGAAAAAGACGATCAAGCGTAAGGAACATTTAAAGAAGCACAGCGCGAAAAAATGGGAGGCTAGGACTAACAAAGTGCAGAAGGATATTGAGACCAGGCAAAAGAAGCGCCAGGAGAATATTTTGAAGCGCAAGAAGGATAAGAAGACTCATAAGTTAAAGAGGGCGTCGAAGAACGGGAGGATCATCCCCGGGtattga
- the LOC123271588 gene encoding uncharacterized protein LOC123271588, whose translation MSQVRTSRPTGPPISQSKRPIIIYPPVSAESIIVPIVSCILGFPLLALLVICCLRRRAKMARERARRRNCDLDHGALNLVRFSPIHRLVGVEKPLRAVSLKSERPIRTIPNLDLDTVLEERSDGEPTTSAVEISSPD comes from the exons ATGTCTCAAGTAAGAACTTCACGTCCAACTGGGCCACCTATTTCACAATCAAAACGACCAATCATTATTTATCCGCCAg tctcAGCTGAAAGTATTATCGTACCAATAGTGTCATGCATCCTGGGGTTCCCTTTGTTAGCTCTTCTAGTGATCTGCTGTTTAAGAAGACGAGCTAAGATGGCTCGCGAACGGGCGAGAAGGAGGAACTGTGACCTGGACCATGGAGCGCTTAATCTTGTCCGATTTAGTCCAATTCATAGGCTAG TCGGAGTGGAAAAGCCTCTGAGAGCTGTTTCTTTAAAAAGCGAGCGACCTATCAGAACGATCCCGAACCTGGACCTTGACACGGTCCTTGAGGAGCGGTCAGATGGCGAGCCGACGACCTCTGCCGTAGAGATCAGCAGTCCCGACTAA